In Vibrio sp. STUT-A11, a genomic segment contains:
- the mukB gene encoding chromosome partition protein MukB — protein sequence MIERGKYQSLTMVNWNGFFARTFDIDGLVTTLSGGNGAGKSTTMAAFITALIPDQTLLHFRNTTEAGSSQSSRDKGLYGKLQPGACYAALDVVNSRNQRLLFAVKLQQVAGRDKKVDIKPFVIQGLPSHVKPTDVLVESVSATQARVRQINEVKDVISEFEGVQFKAFSSIVDYHAQMFEFGVIPKKLRNSGDRSKFYRLIEASLYGGISSAITRSLRDYLLPQNGGVKKAFQDMESALRENRMTLEAIKTTQADRDLFKHLITESTNYVAADYMRHANERRKKLEQTLSLRSELFGSRETLIEQNNLLNRVQEQLELLVDSESALEQDYQAASDHLQLVQNALRQQEKIVRYQEDLEELSERLEEQMMVVEEAQERVMNAEEQATVSEEEVDSLKTQLADYQQALDVQQTRALQYQQAVQALDKAKQLLGDDSLTAESAQALVADLKNKQTDSTNELLSVKHKLDMSSAAAEQFETALKLVQSIAGQVERKDAAEQAKIAITKARESQQIAQNEQQWRAQHRDLERSLNQQRQASELVTEYQKRFHVELTDEITFEQERERHAMQIDSLEMTQEEVREQRSEQRRLEQDATAEINKLEAIAPAWIAANDALEKLREQSGAELEDRHAVMSHMQVVLEQEKQQSLAKDKLAERRTQLESEIERLASPGGSNDPRLKGLADTLGGVLLSEIYDDITIDDAPYFSAMYGPARHAIVVSDLSGIEEKLVELDDCPEDLYIIEGDIDAFDDSSFDAEELEGAVCVRMNDRQMRYSRFPEIPLFGRAAREQRLELLRNEREEVVEKHAKAAFDSQKMQRLYQAFNQFVAHHIHVAFEADPEQALANVREKRNQIARVLADLEAKEQQQRSQLQTSKQALSSLDKLAPNMALIEDDTLQARFDELEEKIAQLSEAKAFLNNHAKAVAELEKIVSALDADPEQFDALEAEYKAADEQLQDLKKQIFALSDLVERRHYFAYSDSVDLLNKSSELSEQLKGKLVQAEQMRSRSREELKQAQGQMNQYNQVLASLKSSHQAKLETVQEFKQELQEFGVNADEGAEERAMRRRDELQERLHTSRSRKSEYERTITSTELEMKGLAKRLKKVQKEYAELRTFVVAAKAGWCSVLRLARENDVERRLHKRELAYMSADELRSMSDKSLGALRLAVANNDDLRDSLRLSEDNARPERKVLFYIAVYQHLRERIRQDIIRTDDPVEAIEEMEVELARLTEELTQRENRLAISSESAASIIKKTIQREQNRIRMLNQGLSNISFGQVKGVRLNVKIRESHEVLLHGLSAQQEQHKDLFESSRFTFSEAMAKLFQRVNPHIDMGQRSPQVLGEELLDYRNYLELSVEVNRGSEGWLQAESGALSTGEAIGTGQSILLMVVQSWEEESRRLRSKDIIPCRLLFLDEAARLDARSISTLFELCDRLDMQLLIAAPENISPEKGTTYKLVRKVFKDHEHVHVVGLRGFGQTDKPKSEAQEMAEEFES from the coding sequence ATGATTGAACGTGGTAAATATCAATCGCTGACCATGGTCAACTGGAACGGTTTCTTTGCCCGTACGTTTGATATCGATGGTTTGGTTACGACGCTTTCTGGTGGTAACGGTGCTGGTAAATCAACCACAATGGCGGCATTTATTACCGCTTTAATTCCAGACCAAACATTACTTCATTTCCGCAATACGACAGAGGCGGGCAGTAGCCAATCGTCTCGCGATAAAGGTTTGTACGGTAAGCTGCAACCAGGCGCATGTTATGCGGCGCTGGATGTGGTTAACTCACGTAACCAACGTCTGCTTTTTGCGGTAAAACTGCAGCAAGTCGCGGGCCGTGATAAGAAAGTAGACATCAAGCCGTTTGTTATCCAAGGCCTTCCTAGCCATGTAAAACCGACCGATGTTCTTGTTGAGAGCGTATCGGCGACTCAAGCTCGCGTGCGTCAGATTAACGAAGTTAAAGACGTCATCTCAGAGTTTGAAGGCGTTCAATTTAAAGCCTTCTCATCTATCGTCGATTACCATGCGCAAATGTTTGAGTTCGGTGTCATTCCGAAGAAACTGCGTAATTCAGGCGACCGTTCTAAGTTCTATCGTCTGATTGAAGCATCACTTTACGGTGGTATCTCCAGTGCGATCACTCGTTCTCTGCGTGACTACCTTCTGCCACAAAACGGTGGCGTGAAGAAAGCCTTCCAGGATATGGAATCTGCTCTGCGTGAAAACCGCATGACACTGGAAGCGATTAAAACCACGCAGGCTGACCGTGACTTGTTCAAACATTTGATCACAGAGTCCACCAACTATGTGGCCGCTGACTACATGCGCCATGCTAACGAGCGTCGCAAAAAACTTGAGCAGACCCTGTCTTTACGTTCTGAGCTTTTTGGTTCTCGCGAGACCTTGATTGAGCAAAACAACCTGCTTAACCGAGTGCAAGAGCAGCTTGAGCTGCTGGTTGACTCAGAGTCGGCGCTAGAGCAGGACTACCAAGCTGCGTCGGATCACTTGCAACTGGTGCAAAATGCACTGCGTCAGCAAGAGAAGATCGTACGTTATCAGGAAGATCTTGAAGAGCTGAGCGAGCGTCTTGAAGAACAGATGATGGTCGTTGAAGAAGCGCAAGAGCGTGTAATGAACGCTGAAGAGCAAGCGACCGTTTCTGAAGAAGAAGTGGATAGCCTTAAGACGCAGCTTGCGGATTACCAGCAGGCACTAGATGTGCAGCAAACGCGTGCCCTTCAATACCAACAAGCGGTTCAGGCACTTGATAAAGCGAAGCAGCTTCTTGGTGATGACAGCCTAACGGCTGAATCCGCGCAAGCCTTGGTTGCCGATCTGAAAAATAAACAAACGGACAGTACCAACGAGCTACTGTCGGTGAAGCACAAGCTGGATATGTCATCGGCTGCGGCGGAACAGTTTGAAACGGCGTTGAAACTGGTTCAAAGCATTGCTGGTCAGGTGGAGCGTAAAGACGCCGCTGAACAGGCAAAAATTGCGATTACCAAAGCGCGCGAATCTCAGCAAATCGCTCAGAACGAACAACAGTGGCGTGCACAACATCGCGACCTTGAGCGTAGTCTGAACCAACAGCGTCAGGCGAGCGAACTGGTAACGGAATACCAAAAGCGGTTCCATGTTGAGCTAACGGACGAAATCACTTTCGAACAGGAACGTGAACGTCACGCGATGCAGATTGACTCTCTGGAAATGACGCAAGAAGAGGTGCGTGAACAGCGCAGCGAACAGCGTCGTTTAGAGCAAGATGCAACGGCGGAAATCAACAAGCTGGAAGCGATTGCCCCAGCCTGGATTGCAGCCAATGATGCGCTGGAAAAACTGCGTGAACAAAGTGGTGCAGAGTTAGAAGATCGCCATGCGGTAATGAGCCATATGCAGGTGGTGCTTGAGCAAGAGAAACAGCAGTCTCTGGCAAAAGACAAACTGGCAGAACGTCGTACTCAGCTGGAAAGCGAGATCGAACGTTTAGCCTCACCAGGTGGTTCAAATGACCCGCGCCTGAAAGGCCTTGCAGATACGCTGGGCGGCGTATTGCTATCTGAAATCTACGATGATATTACCATCGATGATGCGCCATACTTCAGTGCGATGTACGGCCCGGCTCGTCATGCGATCGTAGTTTCTGATTTGTCAGGCATCGAAGAGAAACTGGTTGAGCTGGACGACTGTCCTGAAGATTTGTACATCATCGAAGGTGACATTGATGCCTTTGATGATAGCTCATTCGATGCGGAAGAACTGGAAGGCGCAGTATGCGTTCGTATGAACGATCGTCAAATGCGTTACTCACGCTTCCCGGAAATCCCACTGTTTGGCCGTGCGGCACGCGAGCAACGTTTAGAGCTACTGCGTAACGAACGAGAAGAAGTGGTTGAGAAGCACGCCAAAGCAGCATTCGACTCACAGAAGATGCAGCGTTTGTATCAAGCGTTCAACCAGTTTGTTGCTCACCACATTCATGTGGCGTTTGAAGCTGATCCAGAACAAGCATTGGCAAATGTACGTGAAAAGCGTAACCAAATCGCACGTGTACTGGCTGATTTAGAAGCAAAAGAACAACAACAACGTTCACAACTGCAAACCAGCAAGCAAGCGCTGTCTTCACTCGACAAACTAGCACCGAACATGGCACTGATTGAAGACGACACCCTTCAAGCGCGTTTTGATGAACTGGAAGAGAAAATCGCGCAATTGTCAGAGGCGAAAGCATTCCTGAACAACCATGCGAAAGCCGTTGCTGAGCTTGAGAAGATTGTCTCAGCATTGGATGCGGACCCTGAACAGTTTGATGCGCTAGAAGCAGAATACAAGGCAGCCGACGAGCAACTGCAAGATCTTAAAAAGCAAATCTTTGCTCTGTCCGATTTGGTAGAACGTCGTCATTACTTTGCCTACTCAGATTCGGTTGATCTGCTCAATAAGAGTAGTGAACTGAGCGAGCAGCTCAAAGGCAAGTTGGTCCAGGCCGAGCAAATGCGTTCTCGCTCTCGTGAAGAGTTGAAACAAGCGCAAGGTCAGATGAACCAGTACAACCAGGTATTGGCATCGCTGAAGAGTTCACACCAAGCGAAACTGGAAACGGTTCAGGAGTTTAAACAGGAGCTGCAAGAGTTCGGTGTTAACGCGGATGAAGGTGCAGAAGAGCGCGCAATGCGTCGTCGTGACGAGTTGCAAGAGCGTCTGCACACGTCTCGCAGCCGTAAGAGCGAGTATGAGCGCACTATCACTTCAACTGAGCTAGAGATGAAAGGTCTGGCTAAGCGTCTGAAGAAAGTGCAGAAAGAATATGCGGAGCTTCGTACCTTTGTGGTAGCTGCGAAAGCTGGCTGGTGTTCGGTACTTCGTCTTGCGCGTGAAAACGATGTTGAACGTCGCCTGCATAAACGTGAACTGGCGTACATGTCTGCGGACGAACTCCGTTCGATGTCAGATAAGTCGTTGGGTGCTCTTCGTCTCGCGGTTGCGAACAATGATGACCTGCGTGATTCTCTGCGTCTGTCGGAAGACAACGCACGTCCTGAACGCAAGGTTCTGTTCTACATTGCCGTTTACCAGCATCTGCGTGAGCGAATCCGTCAGGACATTATTCGTACCGATGATCCGGTAGAAGCGATTGAAGAGATGGAAGTGGAACTGGCGCGTCTGACAGAAGAGTTAACCCAGCGTGAAAACCGTTTGGCAATCAGTTCTGAGTCGGCAGCGAGCATCATCAAGAAGACGATTCAGCGTGAGCAAAACCGTATTCGTATGCTCAACCAGGGCTTATCGAACATCTCGTTTGGTCAGGTGAAAGGTGTGCGTCTGAATGTGAAGATTCGCGAAAGCCACGAGGTGCTATTGCACGGTCTGTCTGCTCAGCAGGAACAACACAAAGACTTGTTTGAGTCTTCACGCTTCACTTTCTCAGAAGCGATGGCGAAGCTGTTCCAGCGTGTAAACCCACATATCGACATGGGGCAACGTTCTCCACAGGTTCTTGGTGAAGAGTTACTCGATTACCGTAACTACCTGGAGCTAAGTGTGGAAGTGAACCGTGGTTCAGAGGGTTGGCTACAGGCGGAATCTGGTGCGCTATCTACTGGTGAGGCGATCGGTACCGGTCAGTCGATCCTGCTGATGGTGGTACAAAGCTGGGAAGAAGAATCCCGTCGTCTGCGCAGTAAAGACATCATTCCTTGTCGTCTGTTGTTCCTTGATGAGGCAGCGCGTCTGGATGCGAGATCTATCTCGACACTATTTGAACTGTGTGACCGTCTGGATATGCAGCTTCTGATTGCAGCCCCAGAGAACATCAGCCCAGAGAAAGGCACAACCTACAAACTGGTGCGTAAGGTGTTTAAAGATCACGAGCATGTACACGTTGTGGGTCTGCGTGGCTTTGGTCAGACAGATAAGCCGAAGAGCGAAGCTCAGGAAATGGCAGAAGAGTTTGAGTCTTAA
- the mukF gene encoding chromosome partition protein MukF, with amino-acid sequence MSEMTLDAAEQPIDELVGWVKQQDFSLNLTTERLAFLIAIAVLSNERFDDELGEGELHDAFAIVTRLFDETGEASAFRANNAINEMVKQRLISRFVSEVTDGASIYRLSPLAIGITDYYVRHREFSKLRLSIQLSMVADEMAKAIEAAQKGGTPGHWKKNVYGVLKYSVGEIFDQIDLNQRVMDEQQQSVKQQIADLLNKDWREAINNCEALLSETSSTLRELQDTLQAASDELQTQILDIQELVYGDPELEFIEEALFGLQMKLDRITSWGQQAIDLWIGYDRHVHKFIRTAIDMDKNRAFSSRLRQSIKDYFDMPWYLTYADAERLSDLRDEALVLRDDEVTGQVPMEVEYEEFQQVNDELSERIGEMLKAHKEQGTPIDLSVVLRDYLAQHPFTHHFDLARIIVDQAVRLGYSESDYQAIQPDWKSINEFGAKVQANVIDRY; translated from the coding sequence ATGAGTGAGATGACTCTCGATGCTGCAGAACAACCTATTGATGAATTGGTTGGCTGGGTTAAGCAGCAAGATTTCTCGTTGAACCTGACCACAGAGCGCTTGGCATTTTTAATTGCCATCGCAGTACTAAGTAATGAAAGGTTTGACGATGAATTGGGTGAAGGTGAACTGCACGATGCGTTCGCTATCGTCACTCGATTATTTGATGAAACGGGGGAGGCCTCTGCTTTCAGGGCAAACAATGCCATCAACGAGATGGTTAAGCAGCGCCTTATCAGCCGTTTTGTCAGTGAAGTGACAGATGGGGCGAGTATCTACCGCTTGTCGCCACTGGCGATAGGCATTACTGATTACTACGTGCGTCATCGTGAGTTCTCAAAACTGCGCCTTTCTATTCAGCTGTCTATGGTTGCGGATGAAATGGCGAAAGCAATTGAAGCAGCCCAAAAAGGTGGCACACCGGGTCACTGGAAGAAAAACGTGTATGGAGTACTTAAATATTCCGTAGGCGAGATCTTCGATCAAATCGATCTTAACCAGCGTGTTATGGACGAGCAGCAACAATCTGTGAAACAGCAGATTGCTGACCTGCTGAATAAAGACTGGCGTGAAGCGATTAATAACTGTGAAGCGTTATTGTCTGAAACATCCAGCACACTGCGTGAACTTCAAGATACCTTGCAGGCAGCCAGTGATGAGCTGCAAACTCAAATACTCGATATTCAGGAGCTTGTCTATGGCGATCCTGAGCTTGAGTTTATTGAAGAAGCCCTGTTTGGTCTGCAAATGAAGCTGGACCGAATCACCAGTTGGGGACAGCAAGCGATCGATCTCTGGATTGGCTACGACCGACATGTACATAAATTTATCCGTACCGCCATCGATATGGATAAGAACCGTGCGTTCAGTTCTCGATTGCGTCAATCGATTAAAGATTACTTTGATATGCCTTGGTATCTGACTTATGCAGATGCTGAGCGATTATCCGACCTTCGTGACGAAGCTTTGGTACTGCGTGATGACGAGGTAACAGGCCAAGTTCCGATGGAAGTGGAATACGAAGAATTTCAACAAGTCAATGATGAGTTGTCAGAGCGTATTGGTGAGATGCTAAAAGCTCATAAAGAGCAGGGCACACCAATCGATTTGAGCGTGGTACTACGAGATTACCTTGCACAACATCCATTTACTCATCACTTTGATTTAGCTCGAATTATTGTTGATCAGGCCGTTCGTCTGGGCTATTCAGAATCGGATTATCAAGCCATTCAACCAGACTGGAAATCAATCAACGAATTTGGGGCAAAGGTACAAGCGAATGTCATCGACCGATACTAA
- the torD gene encoding molecular chaperone TorD — translation MQEVKAFNEKRAEIYWWFSSLFAKELTDKELETYHSVEIRSFLAGLGENESLKPSIDNLVDALNRLQDRADAQLELAADFCELFLKTEKYGALPYASMYIGESGLLNDKPAEEMEKLMAEYGVQVDDNLKEPADHLAVELDFLGNMIIRSNEFEQEKHMEAAFVKQNAFIEGQLMSWLPQFSQKCQQLDDFGFYASVAQLLIAFCKLDSAYLLGE, via the coding sequence ATGCAAGAAGTGAAAGCTTTTAATGAAAAACGTGCCGAAATTTACTGGTGGTTTTCTAGCTTATTCGCCAAAGAACTAACAGACAAAGAATTGGAGACTTACCATAGTGTCGAAATTCGTAGCTTTTTGGCGGGCTTAGGTGAAAATGAATCTCTCAAGCCCTCGATAGATAACCTTGTAGACGCACTGAACCGCCTACAAGACCGCGCAGATGCTCAGCTAGAGCTTGCTGCGGACTTTTGTGAGCTGTTCTTAAAAACCGAAAAGTACGGTGCGCTTCCCTACGCTTCTATGTACATTGGCGAATCTGGTTTGCTCAATGACAAGCCAGCAGAAGAGATGGAAAAGTTGATGGCTGAGTATGGTGTCCAAGTTGACGACAATCTAAAAGAACCAGCCGACCACTTAGCGGTAGAACTGGACTTCTTGGGTAACATGATCATCCGCTCTAATGAGTTTGAACAAGAAAAACATATGGAAGCAGCCTTCGTTAAACAAAATGCATTTATCGAAGGTCAACTCATGTCTTGGTTACCACAATTCTCGCAAAAGTGTCAGCAATTGGATGACTTTGGCTTCTACGCCAGCGTCGCGCAACTATTAATTGCATTTTGTAAACTGGACAGCGCTTACCTTCTTGGTGAATAA
- the cmoM gene encoding tRNA uridine 5-oxyacetic acid(34) methyltransferase CmoM — MTEDRNFDDIAHKFAKNIYGSDKGEIRQIIVWEDFLQILSELEADQQPLEVLDAGGGLAQMSQKLAKLGHRVALCDLSSEMLQLAKQDIENNGLLEQYRLIHSPVQSIGEHMESQVDLAMFHAVMEWLVDPKTALETVLEQVKPGGIASVMFYNHHGLVYKNVVCGNIPHILDGMPHRKRFKLQPQKGLKPEEVYQWIEDSGFSICGKSGIRSFSDYIGNMQYMGDYEFEDVLALEKQLCRQEPYLSLGRYIHVWAKKKENRNNNE; from the coding sequence GTGACAGAAGACCGCAATTTCGACGATATCGCCCACAAATTTGCAAAAAATATTTACGGCTCCGATAAAGGGGAGATCCGCCAAATCATTGTGTGGGAAGATTTTCTACAGATTCTAAGTGAATTAGAGGCAGACCAGCAACCCCTAGAAGTTTTGGATGCGGGTGGTGGTTTAGCACAAATGTCTCAAAAGCTTGCTAAGCTCGGACATCGTGTCGCGTTATGTGATCTATCTTCGGAAATGCTGCAACTAGCCAAACAGGATATTGAAAATAACGGTTTGCTTGAGCAGTATCGCCTGATTCATTCACCTGTCCAGTCCATTGGCGAGCACATGGAAAGCCAGGTGGATCTTGCCATGTTTCATGCGGTGATGGAGTGGTTGGTCGATCCTAAAACCGCTCTCGAAACGGTATTGGAGCAAGTGAAACCGGGAGGCATTGCATCGGTGATGTTCTATAACCACCATGGTTTAGTCTACAAAAACGTGGTTTGTGGCAACATTCCTCATATTTTGGACGGTATGCCTCACCGGAAAAGATTTAAACTACAGCCGCAAAAAGGCTTGAAACCAGAAGAAGTCTACCAATGGATAGAAGACTCGGGGTTCAGTATTTGTGGTAAATCTGGTATTCGCTCATTCAGTGATTACATAGGAAATATGCAATACATGGGTGATTACGAGTTTGAAGATGTGTTGGCGCTAGAAAAACAACTTTGTCGACAAGAGCCATACCTCTCATTAGGTCGCTACATTCACGTGTGGGCCAAAAAGAAAGAAAACAGGAATAACAATGAGTGA
- the elyC gene encoding envelope biogenesis factor ElyC, protein MFELKKVVSALLMPLPALLLIGLLGLALISFTTKRKTGCFVVLFSFVGIFLVAFQPVSTKLLMPLEREHKAFLPVSGTIDYVMVLGNGHVIDDEIPPTSQLSRAALMRLTEGIRILRMYPGAKLILSGYDGGSEISHARMMANVALALGVAKSDIILLEDAKDTWEEARQAAAFVQQKEIVLVTSASHMSRALYEFNAAGIKPLPAPTNFLAIEEVNQAWDKYSPKARYLEQTELFWHEYLGSIWQRLRDMVGQTPMVEPQ, encoded by the coding sequence ATGTTTGAGCTGAAAAAAGTAGTGTCAGCTTTGCTCATGCCCTTACCAGCATTGCTGCTGATAGGATTATTGGGCCTGGCTCTCATTAGTTTTACCACTAAGCGTAAAACCGGCTGCTTCGTTGTTTTATTCTCTTTTGTCGGCATTTTCCTTGTTGCCTTCCAGCCTGTTTCAACCAAGCTTCTTATGCCACTGGAACGTGAACACAAAGCGTTTCTACCCGTTTCTGGAACCATCGATTACGTGATGGTGCTAGGCAATGGTCACGTTATCGATGACGAAATTCCACCCACTTCTCAGTTAAGTCGTGCCGCGCTAATGCGTTTAACAGAAGGCATTCGTATTTTGCGCATGTATCCTGGCGCTAAATTGATTCTTTCCGGCTATGACGGCGGATCTGAAATCAGCCATGCGCGTATGATGGCAAACGTCGCTCTGGCGCTAGGTGTGGCGAAATCCGATATTATTTTATTGGAAGATGCAAAAGATACTTGGGAAGAAGCACGTCAGGCTGCGGCGTTCGTCCAGCAAAAGGAAATTGTTTTAGTTACCTCGGCCAGCCACATGAGCCGAGCTCTGTATGAATTTAATGCAGCAGGGATTAAACCCCTCCCAGCACCGACAAACTTCTTGGCCATCGAAGAAGTCAATCAAGCTTGGGATAAATACTCACCGAAAGCGCGTTACTTGGAGCAAACCGAACTGTTTTGGCATGAATATCTTGGCAGTATCTGGCAACGCTTGCGTGATATGGTAGGACAAACGCCGATGGTAGAACCTCAATAG
- the purR gene encoding HTH-type transcriptional repressor PurR, with protein sequence MATIKDVARLAGVSTTTVSHVINKTRFVAEATQEKVMKAVDELNYAPSAVARSLKCNSTRTIGMLVTQSTNLFFSEVIDGVESYCYRQGYTLILCNTGGIYEKQRDYIRMLAEKRVDGILVMCSDLTEELKQMLDRHADIPKVVMDWGPESSQADKIMDNSEEGGYIATKYLIDNGHTDIACLSGHFEKLACQERIAGFRRAMAEANLPVNEDWFFEGNFECDTAVLVADKITAMAKRPTAVFCFNDTMALGLMSRLQQNGIKIPDEVSVIGYDNIELAEYFSPPLTTIHQPKRRVGKNAFEILLERIKDKEHEKRIFEMQPELVVRNTVKKLN encoded by the coding sequence ATGGCCACTATAAAAGACGTTGCTCGATTAGCCGGCGTTTCTACCACCACTGTTTCGCACGTTATCAACAAAACGCGCTTTGTTGCAGAAGCAACGCAAGAAAAAGTAATGAAAGCGGTTGATGAGCTTAACTATGCACCAAGTGCGGTTGCTCGTAGCTTAAAATGTAACTCAACGCGAACTATCGGTATGTTGGTAACGCAATCTACCAACCTATTCTTCTCTGAAGTTATCGATGGTGTAGAAAGTTACTGCTACCGCCAAGGCTACACACTTATCTTGTGTAACACTGGTGGTATTTATGAAAAGCAACGAGATTACATTCGCATGCTCGCCGAAAAGCGTGTCGATGGCATACTGGTGATGTGTTCCGACCTGACAGAAGAGCTGAAGCAAATGCTTGACCGTCACGCTGATATTCCAAAAGTAGTCATGGATTGGGGTCCAGAAAGCTCGCAAGCAGACAAAATCATGGATAACTCAGAGGAAGGCGGTTACATCGCGACTAAGTATCTGATTGATAACGGTCATACCGATATTGCTTGTTTAAGTGGTCACTTTGAAAAACTCGCATGCCAAGAGCGGATTGCTGGATTCCGTCGAGCAATGGCAGAAGCAAACCTACCGGTAAACGAAGACTGGTTTTTTGAAGGTAACTTTGAATGTGATACCGCTGTTTTGGTCGCAGACAAAATTACCGCAATGGCAAAACGCCCAACAGCCGTATTCTGTTTCAATGACACCATGGCGTTGGGTCTCATGAGCCGTCTACAACAGAATGGCATTAAGATTCCTGACGAGGTATCCGTCATCGGTTACGACAATATCGAGTTGGCAGAATACTTTTCGCCACCGCTAACAACGATCCACCAACCAAAGCGTCGTGTCGGTAAAAATGCCTTCGAGATTCTGCTTGAACGTATTAAAGACAAAGAACACGAAAAACGCATTTTTGAAATGCAGCCAGAGTTGGTCGTTCGAAATACAGTGAAAAAACTCAATTAA
- the torR gene encoding two-component system response regulator TorR produces MSYHVLVVEDDVVTRSKLAGYFQNEGYIVSEAESGTQMREVLQAGDVDLIMLDINLPGEDGLMLTRELRSQSDIGIILVTGRTDSIDKIVGLEMGADDYVTKPFELRELLVRVKNLLWRISTARNGTSKTNETNEQHIVRFGEWTFDIQRRALSRNGEPVKLTKAEYELLVALSSYPNQVLSRERILNMISHRVDAPNDRTIDVLIRRMRAKMEFDPKNPQIFVTVHGEGYMFAGD; encoded by the coding sequence ATGAGCTATCACGTATTAGTCGTAGAAGATGATGTTGTAACGCGTAGTAAGCTAGCGGGTTATTTTCAAAATGAAGGTTATATAGTCAGTGAAGCAGAGAGTGGCACGCAAATGCGTGAGGTACTGCAAGCTGGCGATGTTGATCTTATCATGCTGGATATTAATTTGCCGGGTGAAGACGGCCTGATGCTTACGCGCGAATTACGCAGCCAATCGGATATTGGTATCATATTAGTTACAGGACGCACGGATAGCATCGACAAAATTGTTGGCCTGGAAATGGGGGCTGACGATTACGTCACCAAGCCTTTTGAACTTCGTGAGTTATTAGTTCGCGTTAAAAACTTGCTGTGGCGTATTTCGACCGCACGCAATGGGACAAGCAAGACAAACGAAACCAACGAGCAACATATTGTTCGTTTTGGCGAGTGGACGTTTGATATTCAACGTCGAGCGTTGAGCCGCAATGGTGAGCCAGTAAAACTAACCAAAGCCGAATACGAGCTTTTGGTGGCGTTGTCGTCTTATCCGAATCAAGTGCTGAGTCGTGAGCGTATTTTGAATATGATCAGTCATCGTGTGGATGCGCCCAATGACCGTACCATAGATGTATTAATTAGGCGTATGCGTGCCAAGATGGAGTTTGATCCCAAGAACCCACAAATTTTTGTCACGGTTCATGGCGAAGGCTACATGTTTGCCGGGGATTAA
- the mukE gene encoding chromosome partition protein MukE produces MSSTDTNEYMSDKLAKAISNPLFPALDSMLRAGRHISSEDLDNHALLSDFELELSSFYQRYNTELVKAPEGFFYLRPRSTSLIGRSVLSELDMLVGKVLCFLYLSPERLAHEGIFTNQELYDEMLALADENKLMKLVTNRATGSDLDKEKLFEKVRTSLRRLRRLGMIINIGETGKFSISEAVFRFGADVRVGDDMREAQLRLIRDGEAVVHTKEPSQGSLLSEEDQEEQAQEEMTEEGEA; encoded by the coding sequence ATGTCATCGACCGATACTAATGAATACATGTCAGATAAACTGGCAAAAGCAATTTCTAACCCTCTGTTCCCAGCATTAGACAGCATGCTACGAGCAGGGCGTCATATCTCAAGCGAAGATTTAGACAACCACGCATTGTTGTCGGATTTTGAACTTGAGTTGTCTTCTTTCTATCAGCGCTACAACACTGAGCTGGTGAAAGCGCCAGAAGGTTTCTTCTATCTTCGTCCACGTTCTACCTCTCTAATTGGCCGCAGTGTCCTATCTGAGCTGGATATGCTGGTGGGTAAGGTATTGTGTTTTCTTTACCTGAGCCCAGAACGTCTGGCTCATGAAGGCATCTTTACCAATCAGGAACTTTACGACGAGATGCTGGCACTAGCGGATGAAAATAAGTTGATGAAGCTGGTGACCAACCGCGCCACTGGCTCAGACCTGGATAAAGAGAAGCTGTTTGAAAAAGTACGTACTTCGCTGCGCCGTCTGCGCCGCCTTGGCATGATCATCAATATCGGCGAAACCGGTAAATTCAGTATCAGTGAAGCGGTATTCCGATTTGGTGCGGATGTGCGTGTCGGTGATGATATGCGTGAAGCTCAATTACGTCTGATCCGTGACGGTGAAGCCGTGGTTCATACCAAAGAACCAAGCCAAGGCAGTCTGTTGTCTGAAGAAGATCAAGAAGAACAAGCCCAAGAAGAAATGACAGAAGAGGGTGAAGCATGA